Genomic window (Marinobacter fonticola):
TATAGGAGCCGCTCACATCTTCCATGATGACGTCGCCGCGGCAGACGTTTCCGTCCTCATCGTGCGGCTGAATTTCCCAGAGCGCCGACCAGGACCCGACGTCACTCCAACCTGCATTGAGCGGAACCACAACCGCGTCTTTCGTTTTCTCCATGACGGCGTAGTCAATGGAATCATCGGGGCACGCCTCGAAAGATTCCCGATCCACCCGGATAAAGTCCATATCAGATTCGCGCCCGGCAAAGGCCGCTTGACAGGCTTCGAGCATGGCCGGACTCTGCTTGCCCAATTCCTCCAGGTAACGGTCGGCCCGGAACAGGAACATGCCGCTGTTCCAATAGTAGCCGCCCTGATCCAGATAGGATTTGGCGGTGGACTCATCCGGCTTTTCAACAAAAGCATCGACGGGTGAATAACCGTCAGTAGAGTCGCCCGCCCGAATGTAACCGTAACCGGTATGGGGTGCCGTGGGCACAACCCCGAACGTTACCAGCTTGCCCGATGACGCCGCCCTGGCGCCGACCTGCACCGCATCGGCGAAGGCCGCACGGTCGCGCAGAACGTGATCGGAGGGCATAACGAGCAACAGTTCTTCAGGATTGCTCTCGGCAGCTGCAAGAGCGGCCAGCGCAATAGCCGGCGCAGTATTGCGTCCGACGGGCTCAAGAATGATACCGTCGACCTTACCCGCCGCCATCTCTTGCATATGCG
Coding sequences:
- a CDS encoding mannose-1-phosphate guanylyltransferase/mannose-6-phosphate isomerase; its protein translation is MLAVILSGGSGTRLWPLSREAYPKQFLPVVSDETLLAETIDRGLKVDPQTRVMAITNEEHRFVVAAHMQEMAAGKVDGIILEPVGRNTAPAIALAALAAAESNPEELLLVMPSDHVLRDRAAFADAVQVGARAASSGKLVTFGVVPTAPHTGYGYIRAGDSTDGYSPVDAFVEKPDESTAKSYLDQGGYYWNSGMFLFRADRYLEELGKQSPAMLEACQAAFAGRESDMDFIRVDRESFEACPDDSIDYAVMEKTKDAVVVPLNAGWSDVGSWSALWEIQPHDEDGNVCRGDVIMEDVSGSYIHSEGRLIAALGVSDHVIVETDDVVLVADRSRVQDVKKLVSQIKTLGREEHRFHKKVHRPWGTYEGIAMGERFQVKRITVNPGASLSLQKHHHRAEHWIVVKGTAAVIRGDDEIMLTEDQSTYIPVGHRHRLSNPGVIPLELIEVQTGSYLGEDDIVRFADTYNRV